In one window of Hyla sarda isolate aHylSar1 chromosome 1, aHylSar1.hap1, whole genome shotgun sequence DNA:
- the FOXE1 gene encoding forkhead box protein E1, with protein sequence MTAENQQSPTRATGAGTNLQQSSNFSMPVVKVEKESVPEASVSSGTSEAEDTPKGRRRKRPLQRGKPPYSYIALIAMAIAHSSDRKLTLGGIYKFIMERFPFYRDNSKKWQNSIRHNLTLNDCFIKIPREPGRPGKGNYWALDPNAEDMFDSGSFLRRRKRFKRTDLTTYPAYIHDTSMFPPLQMSRPSYPNSVYSNMTMSPTYGQQITPHSSVYYPSSSPAFGSSQSRVFSINTLIGHSSGTEHTQQTSRSMSPEVNSPNTSSCNYTGASYNSQAGGGMLQRPANPMPYSYPVPNSHLQVNQGSYSHGNTQLFGTSSRLAMPTSPVMNGDSMDFYGRMSPGQYTSLTAYNSNGQLTSTSAYLRHATYSGNMDRFVSAV encoded by the coding sequence ATGACAGCGGAGAACCAACAGTCCCCTACCAGAGCTACTGGAGCGGGCACCAACCTACAACAATCAAGTAACTTTTCTATGCCAGTAGTAAAAGTGGAGAAGGAATCAGTCCCTGAAGCAAGTGTTTCCAGTGGAACTTCTGAAGCAGAGGACACacctaaaggaagaagaagaaaaagacccctgCAGAGGGGTAAACCGCCTTATAGTTACATTGCTCTCATAGCAATGGCCATCGCTCATTCTTCTGACAGAAAACTTACTCTAGGAGGCATCTACAAGTTCATTATGGAAAGGTTCCCTTTTTACCGGGACAACTCAAAGAAGTGGCAGAACTCCATCAGACACAACCTTACCCTCAATGATTGCTTCATCAAAATCCCTAGAGAGCCAGGGCGGCCTGGGAAAGGCAATTACTGGGCCTTGGACCCTAATGCCGAAGATATGTTTGACAGTGGAAGCTTCCTTAGAAGAAGGAAGAGATTCAAAAGGACAGATCTCACCACATATCCAGCTTACATACATGACACTAGTATGTTCCCACCTCTACAAATGAGTAGGCCGTCATATCCAAATTCTGTGTATTCTAACATGACGATGAGCCCCACATATGGTCAGCAGATCACCCCTCATTCATCTGTCTATTACccatcttcttctcctgcctTTGGTTCTAGCCAGTCCAGAGTGTTCAGCATTAATACACTTATAGGGCATTCCAGCGGCACAGAGCATACCCAGCAGACAAGCAGATCCATGAGTCCAGAGGTCAACTCTCCCAATACCAGCTCTTGCAATTACACTGGTGCAAGTTATAACAGCCAAGCAGGGGGAGGCATGCTACAAAGACCTGCCAACCCCATGCCATACTCCTATCCAGTGCCCAACAGCCACCTACAGGTGAATCAAGGTTCTTATTCACATGGCAACACACAGTTGTTTGGCACATCCAGCAGATTAGCCATGCCCACATCTCCAGTGATGAACGGTGATAGCATGGACTTTTATGGCAGGATGTCTCCTGGACAGTACACCTCATTGACTGCCTACAATAGTAATGGACAGCTAACCAGCACAAGTGCCTATCTGCGACATGCAACTTATTCTGGAAACATGGACAGGTTTGTGTCTGCAGTTTAA